In Notamacropus eugenii isolate mMacEug1 chromosome 1, mMacEug1.pri_v2, whole genome shotgun sequence, one genomic interval encodes:
- the PRF1 gene encoding perforin-1 produces the protein MGRVMSLKHHLKRPLQRDRVISGRDRQHSDKMTRFSSSFSLLVFLFFCLFILLQLPWATQASCRTATHAECRRQKFVPGWELAGEGVDVTTLRRTGYFPVNVHRFKRPDGTCTLCHNDMQDGQLQLLPLAITDWHSQSGNCERSITKTEATSVVQVASDAAKRIQNDWKVGLEVQPKPSVKGNIAIAASHSEAAQFAATKAHEDTYSFTMDSVQCPYYRFHLVEKPPLSQEFLRAVKALPHKFNTSTSADYHRFVTNYGTHFLKSVVLGGRTTDITALRTCRLALDGLKTNDVSTCLSVEAAVSVGNSVASSDIKKCNEKKKNHNIQGSFHTTYSERKVEVEGGKVKGGSTELLFSDQEGEKKFSEWMDTLPSKPGLLSYTLEPLHFLLGSKNPWREELRQAVSHYVNSRARWKDCSKPCPPGQKKNPRDPCHCVCQASTFTNGDCCPRERGLAHVEVTNISAKDLWGDYITATDAYIKAFFANKELRTPVVWNNNHPTWSTKLDFGTVQLTTAGPLRMQVWDADYGWDDDLLGSCDRMPEAGGWWEQCHFTHGNLKYYYRVTCAHHLKGRTCLEYAPRGALGEPAGNRSGAVW, from the exons ACAAGATGACccgcttctcctcctccttctccctcctcgtcttcctcttcttttgcctcttcatcctcctccagCTGCCCTGGGCCACACAGGCCTCCTGCCGGACAGCCACCCATGCTGAATGCCGCCGCCAGAAGTTTGTGCCAGGTTGGGAGCTGGCTGGTGAGGGTGTGGATGTCACCACCCTCCGCCGAACGGGCTACTTCCCTGTAAATGTTCACAGATTCAAGCGTCCCGACGGCACCTGTACCTTGTGCCACAATGATATGCAGGATGGACAGCTCCAGCTCCTTCCCTTGGCCATCACGGACTGGCACAGTCAGAGTGGTAATTGTGAGCGGAGCATAACCAAGACTGAGGCTACCTCTGTCGTGCAGGTGGCCTCTGATGCTGCCAAGAGGATCCAGAATGACTGGAAGGTGGGCCTGGAAGTTCAGCCCAAGCCCAGCGTCAAGGGCAATATAGCCATAGCTGCATCTCATTCAGAGGCGGCCCAGTTCGCAGCTACAAAGGCCCATGAGGACACGTACAGTTTTACCATGGATTCTGTGCAGTGCCCTTACTACAg ATTTCACCTGGTAGAGAAACCCCCCCTGAGTCAAGAGTTCCTTCGGGCTGTCAAGGCTCTGCCCCACAAATTCAACACCTCCACTAGCGCCGACTACCATCGGTTCGTTACCAATTACGGCACCCACTTTCTCAAGTCCGTGGTGCTGGGGGGCCGGACCACAGACATCACTGCCCTTCGTACATGCAGGCTGGCTCTGGATGGGCTCAAGACCAATGACGTGAGCACCTGCCTTAGCGTAGAAGCAGCCGTGAGTGTGGGTAACTCTGTAGCCTCATCAGATATCAAGAAGtgtaatgaaaagaagaaaaaccacaACATCCAGGGCTCCTTCCACACCACCTACAGCGAGCGCAAAGTAGAGGTGGAAGGAGGGAAAGTGAAGGGCGGCTCAACGGAACTGCTCTTCTCTGatcaagaaggggaaaagaagttcTCAGAATGGATGGATACACTTCCCAGCAAGCCCGGACTGTTGTCCTATACCCTTGAACCCCTGCACTTCCTACTGGGGTCTAAGAATCCCTGGAGGGAGGAGCTGAGACAGGCTGTAAGCCATTATGTGAACAGCAGAGCCCGGTGGAAAGACTGCAGCAAGCCGTGCCCTCCAGGGCAGAAGAAAAACCCCAGAGACCCATGCCATTGTGTGTGCCAGGCATCAACCTTCACCAATGGTGACTGCTGCCCCAGGGAGAGGGGGCTGGCCCACGTGGAGGTGACCAACATCAGTGCCAAGGACCTGTGGGGAGATTATATCACAGCAACTGATGCTTACATCAAGGCCTTCTTTGCAAACAAGGAGCTGAGGACCCCTGTGGTGTGGAACAACAACCATCCCACGTGGAGCACAAAGCTGGACTTTGGAACCGTGCAGCTGACAACCGCGGGCCCCTTAAGGATGCAGGTGTGGGATGCAGACTATGGCTGGGATGACGACCTTCTGGGTTCTTGTGACCGCATGCCAGAGGCAGGGGGATGGTGGGAGCAGTGCCACTTCACGCATGGCAACCTAAAGTACTATTACCGAGTGACATGCGCCCACCATCTCAAGGGAAGAACGTGTCTGGAGTATGCCCCTCGTGGAGCTCTTGGGGAGCCAGCAGGAAACCGGAGTGGAGCCGTTTGGTAA